Proteins co-encoded in one Corylus avellana chromosome ca9, CavTom2PMs-1.0 genomic window:
- the LOC132161620 gene encoding fasciclin-like arabinogalactan protein 11, translating to MQLTMKQLLQYFPFLLFFFIFFLHSTTTPAHSQAVSPGPSGPTNITGILDKAGQFTTFIRLLKGTQVANQINTQLNNSNQGLTIFAPTDNAFSALKSGTLNSLTDQQKVQLVQFHILPSLFSISQFQTVSNPLRTQAGDSSNGEFPLNVTTSGNQVNLTTGVVDATVANTIFSDSQFAVYQVDKVLLPLDIFGAPVSPAPAPSSDKPEKRVSGSDAPSGSKNDASVDTSGATTGAVSFGGVAVSAAIFCSLWL from the coding sequence ATGCAGTTAACGATGAAGCAGCTGCTTCAATATTTCCccttccttcttttcttcttcatcttcttcctccatTCCACCACAACTCCCGCTCATTCCCAGGCCGTTTCTCCGGGACCATCGGGCCCCACCAACATCACCGGAATCCTCGACAAGGCCGGACAGTTCACCACCTTCATCCGCCTCCTAAAAGGCACCCAGGTGGCCAACCAAATCAACACGCAGCTCAACAACTCCAACCAAGGCCTCACAATCTTCGCACCCACCGACAACGCTTTCTCCGCACTCAAATCCGGCACTCTAAACTCCCTCACCGACCAACAAAAAGTCCAGCTGGTGCAATTCCACATCCTCCCTTCTCTCTTCTCCATATCGCAGTTCCAAACCGTCAGCAACCCTCTGCGCACGCAGGCCGGCGACAGCAGCAACGGCGAGTTCCCGTTAAACGTAACCACCTCAGGAAACCAAGTGAATCTAACGACAGGGGTCGTCGACGCAACGGTGGCGAACACTATATTTAGTGATAGCCAGTTTGCGGTGTATCAGGTGGACAAGGTGCTCCTTCCGCTGGATATTTTTGGGGCACCTGTGTCGCCGGCTCCGGCTCCGTCGTCTGATAAGCCTGAGAAAAGAGTTTCGGGTTCGGATGCTCCATCTGGGTCTAAGAATGATGCCTCCGTTGACACTTCTGGTGCAACGACAGGAGCAGTATCCTTTGGAGGAGTTGCAGTTAGTGCCGcaatattttgttctttgtgGTTGTGA
- the LOC132191272 gene encoding uncharacterized protein LOC132191272: MINSSNGMMSTSSSSATAQSPALKTYFKPPEGRYKLHYEKTHPSGLLHYAHGKTATQVTLAHLKDKPAPSTPTAQPSSFSASSGVRSAAARLLGASNGSRALSFVGGNGGSKSTSGNGRVGSLGSSSSSNSMATTNFDGKGTYLVFNVGDAIFISDLNSQDKDPIKSIHFSNSNPVCHSFDHDARDGHDLLIGLNSGDVYSVSLRQQLQDVGKKLVGAQHYNKDGSVNNRQGLPHS; the protein is encoded by the exons ATGATCAACAGCTCCAACGGCATGATGTCAACGTCGTCTTCATCCGCCACCGCACAATCACCGGCCCTAAAGACCTATTTCAAACCCCCAGAAGGCCGCTACAAGCTCCACTACGAAAAGACCCATCCCTCGGGTCTCCTTCATTACGCCCATGGCAAGACCGCCACTCAG GTAACCCTTGCTCATCTAAAGGACAAGCCAGCCCCATCAACCCCAACAGCGCAGCCTTCAAGCTTCAGTGCTAGCAGTGGGGTACGATCAGCGGCAGCGAGGTTGTTGGGTGCAAGTAATGGGAGCCGGGCTCTTAGCTTTGTCGGAGGAAATGGTGGGAGTAAGAGTACTAGTGGGAATGGTAGAGTTGGGTCATTGGGGTCATCAAGTTCGAGTAATTCAATGGCTACTACAAACTTTGATGGGAAGGGGACTTACTTGGTCTTCAATGTGGGGGATGCTAtctttataagtgatttgaaTTCTCAAGACAAG GATCCAATAAAGTCTATCCATTTCAGTAATTCGAATCCCGTGTGCCACTCATTCGACCACGATGCTAGGGATGGGCATGATTTGCTTATTGGGTTAAATTCTGGCGATG TGTACTCTGTGTCACTGAGACAGCAATTACAGGATGTAGGAAAGAAGCTTGTTGGGGCCCAGCATTATAACAAAGATGGTTCTGTTAATAACAGGCAAGGATTACCTCACTCTTAG
- the LOC132162177 gene encoding fasciclin-like arabinogalactan protein 11 encodes MHLAKLGIMKQVIHFSFLIFFIFFICCTTTSAQAPAESPAAAVPSGPIKIISILKKSGHFTTFIRLLKNTDMAEQINGQLKKNNLGRTLFAPPDSGFSDLKLGTLNSLSDREQLQLVQFHLIPDYLSVLQLQTATNPVHTVAGDSNEGDFQLNVTSSSTQVNITTGVVNATIDDTLFNENGRLAIYQVDHVLLPLKLFGTSPLTPPPSKPEKDDGLNATAPVSSGGVDPNGQVTAAISVGVAVAALFSLWL; translated from the coding sequence ATGCACCTTGCAAAGCTGGGTATAATGAAGCAAGTCATTCACTTCTCgtttcttatatttttcatcttcttcatctgttGCACCACAACCTCAGCTCAAGCTCCAGCAGAGTCTCCAGCAGCAGCAGTACCATCAGGCCCCATCAAAATCATCTCAATCCTCAAGAAGTCCGGCCATTTCACTACATTCATTCGGCTCCTAAAAAACACCGACATGGCGGAACAAATCAACGGACAGCTTAAAAAGAATAACCTCGGCCGCACCCTCTTTGCCCCGCCGGACAGCGGCTTCTCCGACCTCAAATTAGGCACTCTAAACTCTCTTAGTGATAGAGAACAGCTCCAACTGGTGCAATTCCATCTCATCCCTGATTACTTATCTGTATTGCAGCTCCAAACTGCTACAAACCCTGTGCATACAGTGGCTGGCGACAGCAACGAGGGTGATTTTCAGCTAAATGTAACATCCTCATCAACACAAGTCAACATAACAACAGGGGTTGTAAATGCAACAATAGACGATACCCTATTTAATGAAAATGGCCGGCTTGCTATTTATCAGGTGGACCACGTGCTTCTTCCACTAAAACTCTTTGGGACATCTCCGCTGACACCACCGCCGTCTAAGCCTGAGAAGGATGATGGTTTAAATGCTACTGCTCCAGTATCTTCTGGTGGAGTTGATCCAAACGGCCAAGTAACGGCGGCAATATCGGTTGGAGTTGCGGTTGCTGCCTTGTTTTCCCTTTGGCTATGA
- the LOC132191247 gene encoding dnaJ protein P58IPK homolog, translating into MNLARFSTAMDGVAWRGLVYSVFILHFVFACQLLLLQPLVSALDGKPGSAAELLERVSQSIKVKRYSEAIDDLNAAIEADPTLSEAYFRRASVLRQLCRYEESEKSYEKFLELKPRNSAAEKELSQLRQARSALDTAWTLFDSGDFTKSLEYVDKVVLVFSPACLKAKLLKVKLLLAERDYSSAISESGFILKEDEDNLEALLLRGRAYYYLADHDVAIRHFQKGLRLDPEHSELKKAYFGLKNLLKKSKSAEDNVNKGKLRLAVEDFKGALALDPNHLAHNVHLHLALCNVLVKLGRGKDAITSCDEALNIDGELIDAFVQRGEAKLLTEDWEGAVEDLKSAAQKSPQDMNIREALMRAEKALKMSQRKDWYKILGVSKTSSMSEIKRAYKKLALQWHPDKNVENREEAEAQFREIAAAYEVLSNEDKRTRYDRGEDIEDMGMGSGGGGFHPNFGGGGQQYTFSFEGGFPGGGFGGGFPGGFEFQF; encoded by the exons ATGAATCTTGCGAGATTCTCAACGGCCATGGATGGGGTGGCATGGAGAGGATTGGTGTACTCGGTGTTCATACTCCATTTTGTGTTTGCTTGCCAGCTCCTCCTCCTCCAGCCGCTGGTTTCTGCGTTAG ATGGCAAACCTGGTAGTGCCGCGGAGTTGCTTGAGAGGGTTTCGCAAAGTATAAAAGTGAAACGCTATAGTGAGGCAATTGATGATCTTAATGCTGCTATAGAGGCAGATCCAACACTTTCGGAAGCTTATTTTCGCCGTGCATCCGTTCTTCGTCAGCTATGCAG ATATGAGGAATCTGAGAAGAGCTACGAAAAGTTCCTGGAGTTAAAACCTAGGAATTCAGCTGCAGAAAAGGAGCTTTCTCAATTGCGTCAGGCTCGGAGTGCTCTAGATACAGCTTGGACTCTCTTCGATTCAGGGGACTTTACAAAATCTCTGGAATATGTGGATAAAGTTGTGCTTGTTTTTTCTCCAGCATGCTTAAAG GCCAAACTCCTCAAAGTGAAGTTATTATTAGCAGAGAGAGACTATTCCAGTGCCATATCTGAGTCTGGATTTATTCTTAAGGAAGATGAGGACAATCTAGAGGCTTTATTGTTACGTGGCCGTGCCTACTATTATCTAGCAGATCATGATGTTGCCATAAG gcATTTTCAGAAAGGTCTCCGCCTAGATCCAGAGCACAGTGAACTTAAAAAAGCATATTTTGGATTGAAAAATTTACTCAAGAAGAGTAAAAGT GCAGAAGATAATGTAAATAAGGGTAAGCTGAGGCTTGCGGTGGAGGATTTCAAAGGAGCACTTGCATTGGACCCTAATCATCTTGCACATAATGTACACCTTCATCTTGCCTTGTGTAACGTTTTAGTCAAGCTTGGTAGGGGAAAGGATGCTATAACCAGTTGTGATGAAGCACTCAACATCGATGGGGAACTTATTGATGCTTTTGTTCAG agggGTGAAGCTAAACTTCTAACAGAGGATTGGGAGGGAGCTGTTGAAGATCTGAAATCAGCAGCTCAAAAATCACCTCAG GATATGAATATTCGGGAAGCACTGATGAGAGCTGAGAAAGCTTTAAAGATGAGCCAACGCAAAGACTGGTACAAGATTTTAGGAGTTTCAAAGACTTCATCCATGTCCGAGATTAAGCGTGCCTACAAGAAGCTTGCTTTGCAGTGGCACCCCGATAAGAATGTTGAAAATAGAGAAGAAGCAGAGGCTCAGTTTCGAGAAATTGCTGCTGCATATGAG GTTCTCAGCAACGAAGACAAACGAACAAGATATGATAGAGGGGAGGACATTGAAGATATGGGCATGGGATCGGGCGGAGGCGGTTTCCACCCCAACTTTGGTGGTGGGGGGCAGCAGTATACATTTTCGTTTGAGGGTGGCTTCCCTGGTGGCGGATTTGGGGGAGGCTTTCCTGGAGGGTTTGAATTCCAGTTTTGA